One Solanum lycopersicum chromosome 2, SLM_r2.1 genomic region harbors:
- the CycB2 gene encoding cyclin B2 isoform X1, whose amino-acid sequence MAITDENKHPLIKESSVRVKDRAEMATRKVVGVETRSNRRVLGAINQNLVGGQGYPCVVNKRGLSDGNGFCDKNLPVHGHRPITRKYAAQIASSQKHSSEENKKPKIAAESFSVWEDDMEAANDKPVPMSLEQTEKVSKGKDQMEVEMEDIFEEAVIDIDGDDAKNHLAAVEYVGDLFANYRTMEVNSCASPYYMAQQADINERMRSILIDWLIEVHHKFELREETLFLTVNLIDRFLEKQGIVRKKLQLVGLVAMLLACKYEEVCAPLVEDLVLISDKAYTRKEVLEMESMMLNTLQFNMSVPTAYVFMRRYLKAAQCDRKLELLSFMLVELCLVEYEMLKFPPSFIAAAAIYTAQTTLYGVQQWSKTCEVHTTYSEDQLLECSRSIVGYHQKAATGKLTGVHRKYSISKFGYAAKCEPAHFLVQQTQE is encoded by the exons ATGGCAATCACTGATGAGAACAAACATCCCTTGATTAAGGAATCTTCTGTTCGAG TGAAAGATAGGGCTGAAATGGCTACCAGAAAGGTTGTTGGAGTGGAAACAAGAAGCAACCGAAGGGTTTTGGGCGCGATTAATCAGAATCTAGTGGGTGGTCAGGGGTATCCTTGTGTTGTTAACAAGAGAGGATTATCTGA TGGAAATGGATTCTGTGACAAGAATCTTCCTGTTCATGGTCATCGACCCATCACGAG GAAATATGCAGCACAAATTGCTAGCTCCCAGAAACACAGCTCAGAG GAAAACAAGAAACCTAAGATAGCAGCTGAAAGTTTCAGCGTCTGGGAGGATGATATGGAGGCAGCTAATGATAAGCCTGTCCCTATGTCTTTGGAGCAAACAGAAAAAGTGTCAAAGGGCAAGGATCAAATG GAGGTTGAAATGGAGGATATCTTTGAGGAGGCTGTAATAGATATCGACGGTGATGATGCAAAGAACCATCTTGCAGCTGTTGAATATGTGGGAGATTTGTTTGCTAACTACAGAACAATGGAG GTTAATAGCTGTGCTTCTCCATACTATATGGCACAACAGGCTGACATCAATGAGAGAATGCGGTCTATCTTGATTGACTGGCTAATTGAG GTGCATCACAAGTTTGAGCTCAGGGAAGAGACGTTGTTCCTGACCGTCAATTTGATTGACCGGTTCTTGGAGAAGCAAGGCATTGTCAGAAAGAAGCTCCAGCTTGTTGGATTGGTTGCAATGCTACTAGCATGCAAGTATGAGGAGGTTTGTGCTCCACTGGTGGAGGATCTGGTGTTGATTTCGGACAAAGCCTATACAAGGAAGGAGGTTCTTGAAATG GAAAGCATGATGCTCAACACACTGCAGTTTAATATGTCTGTCCCAACTGCATACGTTTTTATGCGAAGATATCTCAAGGCTGCTCAATGTGACAGGAAG CTTGAGCTGCTGTCCTTCATGTTGGTTGAGCTTTGCCTTGTGGAGTATGAAATGCTCAAATTTCCACCATCCTTCATAGCTGCTGCAGCAATCTATACAGCTCAGACCACACTCTACGGTGTCCAGCAGTGGAGCAAGACGTGCGAGGTGCACACAACGTACTCAGAAGATCAACTTCT GGAGTGCTCGAGATCAATTGTTGGCTACCACCAGAAGGCAGCAACAGGGAAACTAACAGGGGTACATAGGAAATACAGCATATCGAAATTTGGGTATGCAGCCAAGTGTGAGCCTGCCCATTTTCTTGTGCAGCAGACACAAGAATAG
- the LOC101254553 gene encoding phosphoserine aminotransferase 2, chloroplastic-like: protein MAMSAATTQSFLLNNKTTRHNYQTLKSATHIATFPSTTTLTSTYKSMSISCSAAASTTTTPLQTPPTTSSDRVFNFAAGPATLPENVLQKAQADLVNWRGSGMSVMEMSHRGKEFLSIIQKAESDLRTLLNISDEYAVLFLQGGATTQFAAIPLNICSPDDAVDYIVTGSWGDKAFKEAAKYSKPNVIWSGKSEKYTKIPNFDSLVQNPDAKYLHICANETIHGVEFKDYPTPLNEKTILVADMSSNFCSKPVDVSKFGIIYAGAQKNVGPSGVTIVIIRKDLIGNAQESTPVMLDYKIHAENNSLYNTPPCYGIYMCGLVFEDLLDQGGLVEVEKKNQKKAQILYDAIDSSNGFYRCPVDKSVRSLMNVPFTLAKPELEAEFVKTAAGEKMVQLKGHRSVGGMRASIYNAMPLAGVEKLVAFMKEFQAKHG, encoded by the coding sequence ATGGCTATGTCAGCTGCCACCACCCAATCGTTCCTCCTTAACAACAAAACCACCCGCCATAACTACCAAACCCTCAAATCCGCCACCCATATCGCCACCTTCCCCTCCACCACCACCCTAACCTCTACATACAAATCTATGTCTATTTCCTGCTCAGCCGCCGCCTCCACAACTACCACTCCCCTCCAAACACCCCCTACCACCTCATCAGATCGGGTCTTCAACTTCGCTGCCGGACCCGCCACGCTCCCGGAAAATGTCCTACAAAAAGCCCAAGCCGACCTCGTTAACTGGCGGGGCTCCGGCATGTCCGTTATGGAAATGAGCCACCGTGGAAAAGAATTCCTTTCCATTATTCAAAAAGCAGAATCAGATCTGAGAACCCTTCTTAATATCTCTGATGAATACGCCGTTCTTTTCCTTCAAGGTGGGGCCACCACCCAATTCGCCGCCATTCCTCTCAACATCTGCTCACCGGACGACGCCGTTGATTACATCGTCACCGGTTCATGGGGTGATAAGGCTTTCAAAGAAGCAGCTAAATACAGCAAACCGAATGTCATTTGGAGTGGTAAATCGGAAAAATACACCAAGATCCCGAATTTTGATTCGTTGGTACAAAACCCAGATGCCAAGTATTTGCATATATGCGCCAATGAAACTATTCATGGGGTTGAATTCAAAGATTACCCAACACCCCTTAACGAGAAAACCATTCTTGTTGCTGATATGTCCTCGAATTTCTGTTCAAAACCAGTAGATGTTTCTAAATTTGGTATCATTTACGCTGGTGCACAGAAAAATGTTGGTCCATCTGGAGTTACCATTGTGATTATAAGGAAAGATTTGATTGGAAATGCACAGGAAAGTACACCTGTGATGTTGGATTACAAGATCCATGCTGAGAACAATTCGTTGTATAACACACCCCCTTGTTATGGTATTTACATGTGCGGGCTTGTGTTTGAAGATCTGTTGGATCAAGGTGGATTAGTAGAGGTTGAGAAGAAGAATCAGAAGAAAGCTCAGATTTTGTATGATGCTATTGATTCTAGCAATGGATTTTACAGGTGCCCAGTTGATAAATCAGTGAGGTCTTTGATGAATGTGCCATTTACATTGGCTAAACCAGAATTGGAAGCTGAATTTGTGAAGACAGCTGCTGGTGAGAAGATGGTGCAGCTTAAGGGACATAGGTCTGTTGGTGGAATGAGGGCTTCAATATACAATGCTATGCCTTTGGCTGGAGTTGAAAAGTTGGTAGCTTTCATGAAGGAGTTCCAAGCTAAGCATGGTTAA
- the CycB2 gene encoding cyclin B2, translating to MAITDENKHPLIKESSVRVKDRAEMATRKVVGVETRSNRRVLGAINQNLVGGQGYPCVVNKRGLSDGNGFCDKNLPVHGHRPITRKYAAQIASSQKHSSEENKKPKIAAESFSVWEDDMEAANDKPVPMSLEQTEKVSKGKDQMTYIQEVEMEDIFEEAVIDIDGDDAKNHLAAVEYVGDLFANYRTMEVNSCASPYYMAQQADINERMRSILIDWLIEVHHKFELREETLFLTVNLIDRFLEKQGIVRKKLQLVGLVAMLLACKYEEVCAPLVEDLVLISDKAYTRKEVLEMESMMLNTLQFNMSVPTAYVFMRRYLKAAQCDRKLELLSFMLVELCLVEYEMLKFPPSFIAAAAIYTAQTTLYGVQQWSKTCEVHTTYSEDQLLECSRSIVGYHQKAATGKLTGVHRKYSISKFGYAAKCEPAHFLVQQTQE from the exons ATGGCAATCACTGATGAGAACAAACATCCCTTGATTAAGGAATCTTCTGTTCGAG TGAAAGATAGGGCTGAAATGGCTACCAGAAAGGTTGTTGGAGTGGAAACAAGAAGCAACCGAAGGGTTTTGGGCGCGATTAATCAGAATCTAGTGGGTGGTCAGGGGTATCCTTGTGTTGTTAACAAGAGAGGATTATCTGA TGGAAATGGATTCTGTGACAAGAATCTTCCTGTTCATGGTCATCGACCCATCACGAG GAAATATGCAGCACAAATTGCTAGCTCCCAGAAACACAGCTCAGAG GAAAACAAGAAACCTAAGATAGCAGCTGAAAGTTTCAGCGTCTGGGAGGATGATATGGAGGCAGCTAATGATAAGCCTGTCCCTATGTCTTTGGAGCAAACAGAAAAAGTGTCAAAGGGCAAGGATCAAATG ACATACATTCAGGAGGTTGAAATGGAGGATATCTTTGAGGAGGCTGTAATAGATATCGACGGTGATGATGCAAAGAACCATCTTGCAGCTGTTGAATATGTGGGAGATTTGTTTGCTAACTACAGAACAATGGAG GTTAATAGCTGTGCTTCTCCATACTATATGGCACAACAGGCTGACATCAATGAGAGAATGCGGTCTATCTTGATTGACTGGCTAATTGAG GTGCATCACAAGTTTGAGCTCAGGGAAGAGACGTTGTTCCTGACCGTCAATTTGATTGACCGGTTCTTGGAGAAGCAAGGCATTGTCAGAAAGAAGCTCCAGCTTGTTGGATTGGTTGCAATGCTACTAGCATGCAAGTATGAGGAGGTTTGTGCTCCACTGGTGGAGGATCTGGTGTTGATTTCGGACAAAGCCTATACAAGGAAGGAGGTTCTTGAAATG GAAAGCATGATGCTCAACACACTGCAGTTTAATATGTCTGTCCCAACTGCATACGTTTTTATGCGAAGATATCTCAAGGCTGCTCAATGTGACAGGAAG CTTGAGCTGCTGTCCTTCATGTTGGTTGAGCTTTGCCTTGTGGAGTATGAAATGCTCAAATTTCCACCATCCTTCATAGCTGCTGCAGCAATCTATACAGCTCAGACCACACTCTACGGTGTCCAGCAGTGGAGCAAGACGTGCGAGGTGCACACAACGTACTCAGAAGATCAACTTCT GGAGTGCTCGAGATCAATTGTTGGCTACCACCAGAAGGCAGCAACAGGGAAACTAACAGGGGTACATAGGAAATACAGCATATCGAAATTTGGGTATGCAGCCAAGTGTGAGCCTGCCCATTTTCTTGTGCAGCAGACACAAGAATAG
- the LOC101254258 gene encoding protein GRIP isoform X2, with amino-acid sequence MEGDISSGAADNHTEDASKTEAQFNSFNIESDHVKDNGICESHEHTGDSHDDLVQMLVELNFQNEYLKSQIVGWQSINIYSDDSGQQIKTAAHENVASDNSEDLNEKIESLNRELLEEKQTRGAAEVALKHLQTLYLEADTKAQELSVKVAEVQNKMDQEIKERDEKYSELDSKFNRLHKRAKQRIQEVQKEKDDLEAQFRDVNEKSERASSQLSALQQELERSRQHAQEALKAMDLDRQQLRSTNNKLRDNIEELRRSLAPKENALEASQQALLEKEQKLEEMQALLQAADEKRQASIEDLSSKHQKQKESLEAQIAEALAERSKAAETISSLRTVVAEKEFKIAEMDAASTGEAARLRAAFETVKGDIVHLKSEQEKEKESWETTCHSLRTKLEIAESNCIRAEIEAAKFRSQLESQLSAQSQVLNSKEAELMAAKEEINRTQSEFSSYKARAHALLQRKDAELAAARDSEQLKALEEALKEVEKEVMSVSSERDRALQDLKSTLINHEKELSDRDEALRATEQRIRSMEMKFNSAISAHQKEKEAWEISLQNVEETWRLKCDAFKAESVVTSGDNVQKELDDLKQSCKKLKEELDSFRDLADKMIEEKDNEISRLLDDNENLRHKLQSEFLADRNGNSNTVYDKQDPLNSTTSAADQQILVLARQQAQREEELAQSQRHILALQEEIEELERENRLHSQQEAKLKEELRNMDRSQKREGVDLTYLKNVILKLLETGEVEALLPVVAMLLQFSPEEMRKCQQAYRSSIEAQASPSKDTSGSGSSLFSRFSFS; translated from the exons ATGGAGGGAGATATTAGTAGTGGGGCTGCAGATAATCACACGGAAGATGCTAGCAAAACAGAGGCACAGTTCAATAGCTTCAATATTGAGAGTGATCATGTAAAGGATAACGGAATATGTGAGAGTCACGAACATACAGGTGATAGCCATGATGATCTTGTACAAATGCTCGTAGAACTTAATTTCCAGAATGAATATCTGAAATCTCAGATTGTGGGATGGCAAAGCATCAACATATATTCTGATGACTCTGGTCAACAAATTAAAACGGCTGCACATGAAAATGTGGCAAGTGATAATTCAGAAGACCTTAATGAGAAGATCGAATCTTTGAATAGAGAACTTTTAGAGGAAAAGCAAACACGAGGTGCTGCAGAGGTAGCACTAAAGCATCTTCAAACTCTATATTTGGAAGCTGACACAAAGGCCCAAGAGTTGTCTGTCAAAGTTGCTGAAG TACAAAATAAGATGGATCAGGAAATAAAAGAACGTGATGAGAAGTACTCAGAGCTAGACTCGAAGTTCAACAGACTTCACAAACGGGCAAAGCAGCGTATTCAAGAGGTGCAAAAG GAAAAAGATGATCTTGAGGCCCAGTTTCGTGATGTCAATGAGAAATCTGAGCGCGCATCCTCGCAATTATCTGCATTGCAGCAAGAGTTGGAGCGCAGTAGACAACACGCTCAGGAGGCACTGAAAGCAATGGATTTGGATAGGCAACAGTTAAGAAGTACAAACAACAA gCTCAGAGACAACATTGAAGAGCTGCGCCGTTCCTTGGCACCAAAAGAGAATGCTCTGGAGGCATCACAACAGGCACTTCTAGAGAAAGAGCAG AAGTTAGAAGAGATGCAAGCATTACTGCAGGCAGCAGATGAGAAGAGACAAGCTTCAATTGAAGACCTCTCTTCAAAGCATCAGAAG CAAAAAGAGAGTCTGGAAGCCCAAATTGCTGAGGCATTGGCTGAAAGAAGCAAAGCAGCTGAAACAATCTCATCTCTGCGG ACTGTGGTTGCAGAGAAGGAGTTTAAGATTGCAGAGATGGATGCAGCTTCCACTGGTGAAGCAGCAAGACTTAGAGCTGCTTTTGAAACAGTTAAAGGAGACATTGTTCATCTGAAAAGTGAACAA gagaaagaaaaagagagttgGGAAACCACCTGCCATTCACTCAGAACAAAGCTGGAGATTGCTGAGAGTAACTGCATCCGTGCCGAGATTGAAGCGGCCAAATTTAGAA GTCAACTGGAGTCACAGTTATCTGCTCAGTCCCAGGTATTAAACTCAAAAGAGGCTGAATTGATGGCGGCCAAAGAAGAG ATCAATCGCACTCAAAGTGAGTTTTCATCTTACAAGGCTCGTGCTCACGCACTTCTCCAGCGAAAGGATGCTGAATTGGCTGCTGCTAGGGACAGCGAACAACTTAAAGCACTGGAGGAAGCATTGAAG GAAGTGGAGAAAGAGGTAATGTCAGTCTCTTCTGAAAGGGATAGAGCCCTTCAAGATCTAAAGAGCACCTTAATTAATCATGAGAAGGAACTTTCGGACAG AGATGAAGCTCTTCGTGCTACAGAGCAACGGATCAGAAGCATGGAAATGAAGTTCAATTCTGCTATTTCTGCTCACCAAAAAGAGAAGGAAGCATGGGAAATAAGCCTTCAAAATGTAGAAGAAACATGGCGAT TGAAATGTGATGCATTTAAAGCAGAGAGTGTGGTTACCTCTGGTGATAATGTTCAAAAAGAACTAGATGACCTCAAACAAAGCTGTAAAAAACTGAAG GAAGAGCTTGATTCTTTTCGTGACCTTGCTGATAAGATGATTGAGGAGAAGGACAATGAAATCTCTAGACTTCTAGACGATAACGAGAACCTTCGCCACAAACTTCAGTCTGAATTTTTA GCCGATCGCAATGGCAATTCCAATACAG TATATGACAAGCAAGATCCTCTGAATTCGACTACCTCAGCTGCTGATCAGCAGATTCTG GTCTTGGCGAGACAACAAGCACAAAGAGAAGAAGAGCTTGCTCAGTCACAACGTCACATTCTAGCCCTTCAA GAGGAGATAGAAGAgcttgaacgtgaaaatcgtcTCCACAGCCAGCAG GAAGCTAAGTTGAAAGAGGAGCTTAGGAATATGGATAGATCACAGAAGAGGGAAGGGGTAGATCTGACGTATCTTAAGAATGTCATTTTAAAACTTCTCGAGACAG GTGAAGTGGAGGCTCTATTACCTGTGGTTGCAATGCTTCTTCAGTTCAGTCCTGAGGAG ATGCGGAAGTGCCAACAAGCCTATCGCTCCTCCATAGAAGCTCAAGCAAGCCCGTCAAAAGATACATCAGGATCGGGGAGCTCACTGTTTTCTAGATTCTCATTCTCTTAA
- the LOC101253958 gene encoding serine acetyltransferase 2 encodes MACSCLSDDTWFALSQMRTTTTLQVEDPQIIGPNSPGMPEYCLEKVFPVYAVGVSEPDPNLIVSVANTASTLGDPIWDAVKLEAKLEAEKEPILSSFLYASILTHDCLERALSFVLSNRLQNPTLLATQLMDIFSDVIMHNRCIQCSIRLDLQACKDRDPSCLSYCSALLYLKGYHALQTHRVAHTLWNQGRKVLALALQSRVSEVFGVDIHPAAQIGEGILLDHATGVVIGETAVIGNRVSLMQGVTLGGTGKEIGDRHPKIGQGALIGASATILGNIEIGEGAMVGAGSLVMKDVPPHSMVTGIPAKVIGYVDDQDPSLTMKHDASKEFFKQVAIRCKEARSNGAVASKDDGST; translated from the exons ATGGCTTGTTCTTGTTTGAGCGACGATACTTGGTTCGCTCTTTCTCAAATGCGTACCACCACCACCTTACAGGTCGAAGATCCACAAATAATCGGACCCAATTCCCCCGGCATGCCCGAGTACTGTTTAGAAAAAGTTTTCCCCGTTTACGCGGTTGGCGTTTCCGAACCCGACCCGAACTTGATCGTCTCTGTCGCTAACACCGCTTCTACTCTTGGTGACCCTATTTGGGATGCTGTAAAGCTTGAAGCAAAGCTTGAG GCAGAGAAGGAGCCAATATTAAGCAGCTTCTTGTACGCAAGTATTTTGACTCATGATTGTTTGGAACGGGCATTGAGCTTTGTTCTTTCCAACCGTCTGCAAAATCCTACACTTTTGGCAACTCAATTAATGGACATATTCTCTGATGTAATAATGCACAATCGGTGCATCCAATGCTCTATTCGACTTGATTTACAG GCATGTAAAGATAGAGATCCTTCATGTTTGTCATACTGTTCTGCTCTTTTGTACCTTAAG GGTTATCATGCTTTACAAACACATCGAGTTGCACATACGCTATGGAATCAAGGGCGCAAAGTCTTGGCATTGGCGTTACAAAGTCGAGTTAGTGAG GTTTTTGGAGTTGATATACATCCAG CTGCCCAAATTGGAGAGGGAATTCTTCTGGATCATGCCACTGGTGTTGTAATTGGTGAAACTGCTGTCATAGGGAATAGAGTTTCACTTATGCAG GGCGTAACCTTGGGAGGTACTGGGAAAGAGATTGGTGATAGGCATCCCAAAATAGGTCAAGGTGCACTGATTGGAGCTAGTGCAACTATACTTGGAAATATAGAAATAGGGGAAGGTGCAATGGTTGGTGCTGGTTCCCTTGTGATGAAGGATGTTCCTCCCCACAG TATGGTGACAGGAATACCAGCAAAGGTGATTGGTTATGTAGATGATCAAGATCCATCTTTAACTATGAAGCATG ATGCCAGCAAGGAGTTCTTTAAACAAGTAGCCATTCGCTGCAAGGAAGCAAGATCCAATG GAGCGGTTGCTTCAAAGGACGATGGCTCAACATGA
- the LOC101254258 gene encoding protein GRIP isoform X1 has protein sequence MKQFNPYFSEAKEEIMEGDISSGAADNHTEDASKTEAQFNSFNIESDHVKDNGICESHEHTGDSHDDLVQMLVELNFQNEYLKSQIVGWQSINIYSDDSGQQIKTAAHENVASDNSEDLNEKIESLNRELLEEKQTRGAAEVALKHLQTLYLEADTKAQELSVKVAEVQNKMDQEIKERDEKYSELDSKFNRLHKRAKQRIQEVQKEKDDLEAQFRDVNEKSERASSQLSALQQELERSRQHAQEALKAMDLDRQQLRSTNNKLRDNIEELRRSLAPKENALEASQQALLEKEQKLEEMQALLQAADEKRQASIEDLSSKHQKQKESLEAQIAEALAERSKAAETISSLRTVVAEKEFKIAEMDAASTGEAARLRAAFETVKGDIVHLKSEQEKEKESWETTCHSLRTKLEIAESNCIRAEIEAAKFRSQLESQLSAQSQVLNSKEAELMAAKEEINRTQSEFSSYKARAHALLQRKDAELAAARDSEQLKALEEALKEVEKEVMSVSSERDRALQDLKSTLINHEKELSDRDEALRATEQRIRSMEMKFNSAISAHQKEKEAWEISLQNVEETWRLKCDAFKAESVVTSGDNVQKELDDLKQSCKKLKEELDSFRDLADKMIEEKDNEISRLLDDNENLRHKLQSEFLADRNGNSNTVYDKQDPLNSTTSAADQQILVLARQQAQREEELAQSQRHILALQEEIEELERENRLHSQQEAKLKEELRNMDRSQKREGVDLTYLKNVILKLLETGEVEALLPVVAMLLQFSPEEMRKCQQAYRSSIEAQASPSKDTSGSGSSLFSRFSFS, from the exons ATGAAACAGTTTAATCCCTACTTCTCAGAAGCTAAAGAGGAAATAATGGAGGGAGATATTAGTAGTGGGGCTGCAGATAATCACACGGAAGATGCTAGCAAAACAGAGGCACAGTTCAATAGCTTCAATATTGAGAGTGATCATGTAAAGGATAACGGAATATGTGAGAGTCACGAACATACAGGTGATAGCCATGATGATCTTGTACAAATGCTCGTAGAACTTAATTTCCAGAATGAATATCTGAAATCTCAGATTGTGGGATGGCAAAGCATCAACATATATTCTGATGACTCTGGTCAACAAATTAAAACGGCTGCACATGAAAATGTGGCAAGTGATAATTCAGAAGACCTTAATGAGAAGATCGAATCTTTGAATAGAGAACTTTTAGAGGAAAAGCAAACACGAGGTGCTGCAGAGGTAGCACTAAAGCATCTTCAAACTCTATATTTGGAAGCTGACACAAAGGCCCAAGAGTTGTCTGTCAAAGTTGCTGAAG TACAAAATAAGATGGATCAGGAAATAAAAGAACGTGATGAGAAGTACTCAGAGCTAGACTCGAAGTTCAACAGACTTCACAAACGGGCAAAGCAGCGTATTCAAGAGGTGCAAAAG GAAAAAGATGATCTTGAGGCCCAGTTTCGTGATGTCAATGAGAAATCTGAGCGCGCATCCTCGCAATTATCTGCATTGCAGCAAGAGTTGGAGCGCAGTAGACAACACGCTCAGGAGGCACTGAAAGCAATGGATTTGGATAGGCAACAGTTAAGAAGTACAAACAACAA gCTCAGAGACAACATTGAAGAGCTGCGCCGTTCCTTGGCACCAAAAGAGAATGCTCTGGAGGCATCACAACAGGCACTTCTAGAGAAAGAGCAG AAGTTAGAAGAGATGCAAGCATTACTGCAGGCAGCAGATGAGAAGAGACAAGCTTCAATTGAAGACCTCTCTTCAAAGCATCAGAAG CAAAAAGAGAGTCTGGAAGCCCAAATTGCTGAGGCATTGGCTGAAAGAAGCAAAGCAGCTGAAACAATCTCATCTCTGCGG ACTGTGGTTGCAGAGAAGGAGTTTAAGATTGCAGAGATGGATGCAGCTTCCACTGGTGAAGCAGCAAGACTTAGAGCTGCTTTTGAAACAGTTAAAGGAGACATTGTTCATCTGAAAAGTGAACAA gagaaagaaaaagagagttgGGAAACCACCTGCCATTCACTCAGAACAAAGCTGGAGATTGCTGAGAGTAACTGCATCCGTGCCGAGATTGAAGCGGCCAAATTTAGAA GTCAACTGGAGTCACAGTTATCTGCTCAGTCCCAGGTATTAAACTCAAAAGAGGCTGAATTGATGGCGGCCAAAGAAGAG ATCAATCGCACTCAAAGTGAGTTTTCATCTTACAAGGCTCGTGCTCACGCACTTCTCCAGCGAAAGGATGCTGAATTGGCTGCTGCTAGGGACAGCGAACAACTTAAAGCACTGGAGGAAGCATTGAAG GAAGTGGAGAAAGAGGTAATGTCAGTCTCTTCTGAAAGGGATAGAGCCCTTCAAGATCTAAAGAGCACCTTAATTAATCATGAGAAGGAACTTTCGGACAG AGATGAAGCTCTTCGTGCTACAGAGCAACGGATCAGAAGCATGGAAATGAAGTTCAATTCTGCTATTTCTGCTCACCAAAAAGAGAAGGAAGCATGGGAAATAAGCCTTCAAAATGTAGAAGAAACATGGCGAT TGAAATGTGATGCATTTAAAGCAGAGAGTGTGGTTACCTCTGGTGATAATGTTCAAAAAGAACTAGATGACCTCAAACAAAGCTGTAAAAAACTGAAG GAAGAGCTTGATTCTTTTCGTGACCTTGCTGATAAGATGATTGAGGAGAAGGACAATGAAATCTCTAGACTTCTAGACGATAACGAGAACCTTCGCCACAAACTTCAGTCTGAATTTTTA GCCGATCGCAATGGCAATTCCAATACAG TATATGACAAGCAAGATCCTCTGAATTCGACTACCTCAGCTGCTGATCAGCAGATTCTG GTCTTGGCGAGACAACAAGCACAAAGAGAAGAAGAGCTTGCTCAGTCACAACGTCACATTCTAGCCCTTCAA GAGGAGATAGAAGAgcttgaacgtgaaaatcgtcTCCACAGCCAGCAG GAAGCTAAGTTGAAAGAGGAGCTTAGGAATATGGATAGATCACAGAAGAGGGAAGGGGTAGATCTGACGTATCTTAAGAATGTCATTTTAAAACTTCTCGAGACAG GTGAAGTGGAGGCTCTATTACCTGTGGTTGCAATGCTTCTTCAGTTCAGTCCTGAGGAG ATGCGGAAGTGCCAACAAGCCTATCGCTCCTCCATAGAAGCTCAAGCAAGCCCGTCAAAAGATACATCAGGATCGGGGAGCTCACTGTTTTCTAGATTCTCATTCTCTTAA